The Miscanthus floridulus cultivar M001 chromosome 17, ASM1932011v1, whole genome shotgun sequence genome has a window encoding:
- the LOC136515501 gene encoding auxin-responsive protein SAUR65-like — MAAPSKGATRKSLISRTLEQCKSGLSRIGTAGRARSTSPAVAGCFPVYVGPERVRFVVRAEYASHTLFRRLLDDAEREYGHAARGPLALPCDVDAFLDVPWHMEHGDGGGDEDEVRTAVSSSPICGLRSFSKNRAAGYRMMNPRSSPVVARIDHKLVEFMPADKQDYEEIIEEYEEEVLVQEGALEPFIADFVDPPPAHGKPQCITPIFE; from the exons ATGGCGGCGCCGAGCAAGGGAGCCACCAGGAAGAGCCTGATTTCAAGAACCCTGGAGCAGTGCAAGTCTGGGCTGAGCCGGATCGGCACTGCCGGACGGGCGCGGTCGACGTCGCCGGCGGTCGCCGGGTGCTTCCCGGTGTACGTGGGTCCCGAGCGGGTGCGCTTCGTGGTGCGCGCGGAGTACGCCTCCCACACGCTCTTCCGCCGCCTCCTTGACGACGCCGAGCGCGAGTACGGGCACGCGGCACGGGGCCCGCTAGCGCTGCCGTGCGACGTCGACGCGTTCCTCGACGTCCCGTGGCACATGGAGCACGGCGATGGCGGTGGAGACGAAGATGAGGTCCGCACGGCCGTGTCGTCGTCGCCAATCTGCGGCTTGCGGAGCTTCAGCAAGAACCGCGCCGCGGGATACAGGATGATGAACCCAAGGTCTTCCCCGGTGGTTGCTAGGATCG atcacaagttggtagagttcatgcctgcgGACAAACAGGACTACGAGGAGAttatcgaggagtacgaggaggaggttctcgtacaggagggagccctggaGCCGTTCATTGCTGACTTTGtcgacccaccgcctgcccatggcaagccccaatgcataacccctatttttgaatga
- the LOC136515500 gene encoding uncharacterized protein, whose translation MVEREEVGHAYKVQRLVYFISEVLNQPKIHYPQVQKLLYAILITSLKLCHYFKYYKIAVVTEFPLGDILHNKEANGHIIKWVVELGTYSIEFKSRPTIKSQALTHFIAEWTEIQEPIAATCPEHWVMYFDGALNIIGASVGILFITPKKDKLRYVLRIHFPASNNAAKYEACLHRLHIAIELGIKRIMVYRDSTLVINQLNKDCLENRGRQSFLS comes from the exons ATGGTCGAACGTGAGGAGGtcgggcacgcctataaggtgcaacgtctagtatacttcatcagcgaggttcttaatCAGCCCAAGATTCATTATCCTCaagtccaaaagctgctatacgccatcctGATTACGTCGCTCAAGCTCTGCCACtacttcaagtattacaagatcgccgtggtcaccgagttccctctgggggacattctccacaacaaagaggccaacggccacatcatcaagtgggtggttgagctcggcacttactccattgaattcaaaaGCAGGCccaccatcaagtctcaggcgctcactcacttcatcgctgagtggaccgagatccaagagcccattgccgccacttgccccgagcactgggtgatgtacttcgacggcgcccttaacatcatcGGTGCTAGTGTGGGCATCCTGTTTATCACGCCGAaaaaggataagctccgatacgttctccgaatacactttccagcctccaacaacgccgccaaatatgaagcatgtctccacagacttcatatagccattgagcttgGCATTAAACGCATCATGGTATATagggactccacgctggtcatcaaccagctcaacaaagactg CCTCGAGAACCGTGGTCGACAGAGCTTTCTAAGCTAG